CCAGATTTACAAATATAAATTCGTTTTGACCCCACTTGAGAAGCAGCAGGCAAAATGGGTGGTATACGGAGTGGTATTAGCATTGGCAGGTTTATTTAGTGTAACTGCCATTTTCGTTCCAAATGAAGAGTTCATCTTAGCAGATCCTTATCAATTGTATTATGTTGAAATTGGTGTTCATTTGAGTATGCTCTTGATTCCAATTGCCATTTTAATCGCGATGATGAAGCATCGGCTTTGGGACATTGATTTCATTGTCAACCGAACACTTGTTTACGGGATCATGACAGCAACTACCCTTGCCTTTTATGTTTTAGCCGTTTGGTACTTAGGTTTATTGCTTCAGATTCAAAATCATTTATTTAGTTCATTAATTGCCACCGGGATTATTGCAGTATTGTTTGCTCCTCTAAAGGAAAGGATACAACGGTTCATTAATCTAAGAATGTACGGGGAAAAAGATGACCCTTATTCCGTTTTGCTTCGGCTGGCAAAGGAACTGGAAACCCCCTCTTCTCCTGAGGCTGTTTTACATTTGGTTGTTCGAACCATTAAAGATGCACTAAAACTGCCTTATGCGTCACTTTCCTTATATAAAAATGGAGTAGAGGTAACTGTTTCGGAGGAAGGCACATTAGACGACGAGCATTTTATTTATAAATTGCTATATCAAGGAGAGGAAATTGGGTTGCTAAAACTGGCACGCCGGGCACCCAGGGAAGAATTTACGGTATCCGATCGGAAATTATTAGATATGCTTGTCCGCCAAGCAAGTGTCGTCGTTCAAAGTGCAAAGGCTTCGTTAGATTTGAAAATTTTAGCAGCTGACCTGCAGGAATCAAGGGAAAACCTTGTTCTAGCCAGGGAAGAAGAAAGGCGAAAGCTCAGAAGCAATTTACATGATGACCTAGCACCAAGACTTGCAGCACTCGCACTCACTGCAGCAGCTGCTGAAGATTTAGTAGAAAGTAATCCGCTTGCAACAAAGGATATCCTCGGAGAATTGCACACCACTATTCGTCAAACCGTTTCAGAAATTCGCTCACTGGTTTACGATTTGCGTCCGCCAACCCTGGATGAAATGGGACTTATTGGAGCCATACATGAACGGATTAAGGAATTGTCCATGCCAACTAAAAATCGAAATCAGACAACAGCTGTAGTTTTTACTTTAAATGCTCCCAATAGGCTGCCTGTTTTACCAGCAGCAGTA
The DNA window shown above is from Neobacillus sp. WH10 and carries:
- a CDS encoding histidine kinase, which codes for MYPFSKFAFFRFIVITLSLITVILFLVSIPIYYEYIKLNCITSVCKGFYNPPPGANWLKSHGLTPTEYSFAYVSIYTVFGFVFIFAGLLLLWKKSSDPIGLFGTLMLVSLGGTFTPIMGALKLVHPFLLYLVQTIGATGMATFILFFFLFPNGQFTPKWPKYLCYVLITLRIPGMIFPNSNLNLQYVSNWLFGSWFIIWIGSLMFVQIYKYKFVLTPLEKQQAKWVVYGVVLALAGLFSVTAIFVPNEEFILADPYQLYYVEIGVHLSMLLIPIAILIAMMKHRLWDIDFIVNRTLVYGIMTATTLAFYVLAVWYLGLLLQIQNHLFSSLIATGIIAVLFAPLKERIQRFINLRMYGEKDDPYSVLLRLAKELETPSSPEAVLHLVVRTIKDALKLPYASLSLYKNGVEVTVSEEGTLDDEHFIYKLLYQGEEIGLLKLARRAPREEFTVSDRKLLDMLVRQASVVVQSAKASLDLKILAADLQESRENLVLAREEERRKLRSNLHDDLAPRLAALALTAAAAEDLVESNPLATKDILGELHTTIRQTVSEIRSLVYDLRPPTLDEMGLIGAIHERIKELSMPTKNRNQTTAVVFTLNAPNRLPVLPAAVEVAAFRITTEAIVNVVRHSMAKNCKISISFIEHNERGLQIMIEDNGIGMSSIKKNGNKGGIGIESMKERTNELGGKFLIDSVRTNGTTITVFLPVNTLLVGEKNEKAQGVYSG